A genomic window from Streptomyces sp. HUAS YS2 includes:
- a CDS encoding sensor histidine kinase, producing the protein MITKGSDQGAVGARPARDAAVREREWSAAAFCVLLCVLSVLGWGSLCTLHPPRDGWYLDMGSDLSTALVGPPCAVLGFLVLVRAADRTAGWLLLVTGIGLTLPLITGQLVVLAEPGPRVRLAAQLFAQLCSLAHGYAMVVLPLTFPAPRRAGPVVRLYVATLAALCVGIALVATAVEEAPGAGAHPLHGTSWERAALAVLEPCAAANLWLLLGCTLVNVSVVARRWGRAGRWARGEAVVFGAAYLPWTYGDIAEELPGLPPWTVIAAFVTGAVGWYAAVAYVIGKGGMWQIGRTSRRLLVTAVVVTAVVLAYTAAAATVSTALPDADGAGASAVAVVAVLIGSGLRPLASWASRRVDHVFHGKSSVPYEAVRVLARRLREAPEPDDVPVVLCRCATEDLRFPMALVEVATRSGPCVLAAIGGPWHGEGAHEFLLRHHDEVIGTLRVAPRSGEPHLSGRDAELLQLLSDQAAPAMAALRLIQDVRAARRQLVLAREEERRRLRRELHDGLGPLLAAARMHLDTALAVIPPAAPAPSTPTEPARHAATPSVPSARPIPAPAETAAGVEAALRPAVEAVVQATAETRRLTDGLGPTVLTEQGLDSALRELARTLAAPGMVVTVVTDTDTDTDQQPEPDQHPDRHPDADPAPDQGTGSAPEPPLPAAVESAVYRIASEALTNTVRHAGATRCEIRLTRQAHAAALTVVDDGTGLPARVRPGAVGLASMAERARELGGVCEVTSGPAGTRVHAVLPTAAVPPPPVPAAGRDRDETGASCARDNGRRKL; encoded by the coding sequence GTGATCACGAAGGGTAGCGACCAGGGGGCGGTCGGAGCACGACCCGCGCGCGACGCCGCCGTCCGGGAGCGCGAGTGGTCGGCGGCGGCCTTCTGCGTGCTGCTGTGCGTGCTGTCCGTACTGGGCTGGGGATCCCTGTGCACGCTCCACCCGCCGCGGGACGGCTGGTACCTGGACATGGGGTCGGACCTGTCCACCGCCCTGGTCGGTCCGCCGTGCGCCGTCCTGGGCTTCCTCGTTCTCGTACGCGCCGCCGACCGCACGGCCGGTTGGCTGCTCCTCGTCACCGGGATCGGGCTCACGCTGCCGCTGATCACCGGGCAGCTCGTCGTCCTGGCCGAGCCCGGTCCACGGGTGCGCCTCGCCGCCCAGCTCTTCGCCCAACTGTGCTCGCTGGCCCACGGCTACGCGATGGTGGTGCTGCCGCTGACCTTCCCGGCGCCCCGGCGCGCCGGCCCGGTCGTCCGCCTGTACGTGGCAACGCTGGCGGCGCTCTGCGTCGGGATCGCGCTCGTCGCCACCGCCGTGGAGGAGGCGCCCGGCGCCGGCGCCCACCCGCTGCACGGAACCTCGTGGGAACGCGCCGCGCTGGCCGTCCTGGAGCCCTGCGCCGCCGCGAACCTCTGGCTCCTGCTGGGCTGCACCCTGGTGAACGTGTCGGTCGTCGCCCGTCGTTGGGGCCGGGCCGGCCGGTGGGCGCGCGGGGAGGCCGTCGTCTTCGGCGCCGCGTATCTCCCCTGGACGTACGGCGACATCGCCGAGGAGCTGCCCGGGCTGCCCCCGTGGACGGTGATCGCGGCCTTCGTCACCGGCGCGGTCGGCTGGTACGCGGCGGTCGCGTACGTCATCGGCAAGGGCGGTATGTGGCAGATCGGCCGCACCAGCCGCCGGCTGCTCGTGACCGCTGTCGTCGTGACGGCCGTCGTCCTCGCCTACACTGCCGCCGCGGCCACGGTCTCCACGGCGCTGCCGGACGCCGACGGCGCCGGGGCGTCCGCCGTCGCGGTCGTCGCCGTGCTGATCGGATCCGGTCTGCGGCCGCTCGCCTCCTGGGCCAGCCGCCGCGTCGACCATGTCTTCCACGGCAAGAGTTCGGTGCCGTACGAGGCGGTGCGCGTGCTCGCCCGGCGCCTGCGCGAGGCGCCGGAGCCGGACGACGTCCCGGTGGTGCTGTGCCGTTGCGCGACGGAGGACCTGCGCTTCCCCATGGCCCTGGTCGAGGTGGCGACCCGCTCCGGGCCGTGTGTCCTGGCCGCCATCGGAGGGCCGTGGCACGGCGAGGGGGCGCACGAGTTCCTGCTGCGGCATCACGACGAGGTGATCGGCACGCTGCGCGTGGCGCCGCGCTCGGGCGAGCCGCACCTGTCGGGCCGGGACGCCGAACTCCTCCAGCTGCTGAGCGACCAGGCCGCGCCCGCGATGGCCGCGCTGCGGCTGATCCAGGACGTACGGGCCGCCCGGCGGCAGCTCGTCCTCGCTCGCGAGGAGGAACGTCGGCGGCTGCGCCGGGAGTTGCACGACGGACTCGGGCCGCTGCTCGCCGCTGCCCGGATGCATCTGGACACCGCCCTGGCGGTGATCCCGCCCGCCGCGCCCGCCCCGTCCACCCCGACCGAACCGGCACGGCACGCCGCCACGCCGTCCGTACCGTCCGCGCGCCCGATACCGGCGCCCGCGGAGACGGCCGCGGGTGTCGAGGCCGCGCTGCGGCCCGCCGTCGAGGCGGTCGTTCAGGCGACGGCCGAGACCCGGCGCCTCACGGACGGTCTCGGGCCGACCGTGCTGACCGAGCAGGGACTCGACTCCGCGCTCCGGGAGCTGGCGCGGACGCTGGCGGCGCCCGGGATGGTCGTCACGGTGGTCACGGACACGGACACGGACACGGACCAGCAACCGGAGCCGGACCAGCACCCGGACCGGCACCCGGACGCGGACCCGGCGCCGGATCAGGGGACGGGCTCGGCGCCGGAACCGCCGCTGCCCGCCGCCGTGGAGAGCGCCGTGTACCGGATCGCGTCGGAGGCGCTCACCAACACCGTCCGGCACGCGGGCGCCACCCGGTGCGAGATCCGGCTCACCCGGCAGGCCCATGCCGCCGCCCTGACCGTCGTCGACGACGGAACGGG
- a CDS encoding response regulator transcription factor yields the protein MADTIEDHSHIRVLIVDDHPLFRSGLRAALDSAADIDVVAEAGDAEALDVLVDETRPHVVVMDAGLPGIPGTEAVRRLGSSHPSLPVLMLTMSQDDDDLLAALRAGARGYLVKGSGREAVLSAVRTVAAGGAVFGPEVAGRIAARLAGVRRAAPGPPFPELTQREAEVLDLVARGHDNRRIARELVLSEKTVRNNVSRIFAKLHVAHRAEAVSQARDAGLGAPPPDATARRPPA from the coding sequence GTGGCAGACACCATCGAAGACCACTCGCACATCCGTGTTCTGATCGTCGACGACCACCCCCTCTTCCGCTCCGGGCTGCGCGCCGCGCTGGACAGTGCCGCCGACATCGACGTCGTGGCCGAGGCGGGCGACGCCGAAGCGCTGGACGTCCTTGTCGACGAAACGCGGCCGCACGTGGTCGTCATGGACGCGGGGCTGCCCGGGATCCCGGGCACGGAGGCGGTGCGCAGACTGGGCTCGAGCCATCCGTCGCTGCCCGTCCTGATGCTGACGATGTCGCAGGACGACGACGATCTCCTCGCCGCCCTGCGCGCGGGGGCGCGCGGGTACCTGGTGAAGGGATCGGGGCGGGAGGCGGTACTGAGCGCCGTGCGGACGGTCGCGGCCGGGGGCGCGGTCTTCGGGCCCGAGGTCGCCGGCCGGATCGCCGCCCGGCTCGCGGGCGTCCGCCGTGCGGCCCCCGGCCCTCCGTTCCCCGAACTGACGCAGCGGGAGGCCGAGGTGCTGGATCTGGTCGCGCGGGGGCACGACAACCGGCGCATCGCGCGGGAGCTGGTCCTCTCGGAGAAGACCGTCCGCAACAACGTGAGCCGTATTTTCGCCAAGCTCCACGTCGCCCACCGGGCCGAGGCCGTCTCGCAGGCGCGCGACGCGGGGCTCGGTGCGCCGCCGCCCGACGCGACGGCCCGTCGGCCGCCGGCGTGA